A single window of Toxoplasma gondii ME49 chromosome Ib, whole genome shotgun sequence DNA harbors:
- a CDS encoding DNA/RNA non-specific endonuclease (encoded by transcript TGME49_208710) has protein sequence MTTPFVSPPSASQSWTARHVPVLRFRPVCAFVVSSPLYATVQPSRKLSSSSSLAFRSPVFKAFPPAAHPSPAKTSPGRRSLAIFSLGVLCGAAVSWLATRQLPDGWAPTQSFLLGSHAKTLPGDQEGGDEEGVTSERPLSAAQLAHAAAPNREEKATAGDAVVHYPSALLPSAERLLLSTGFASLVSTAHRQPLYVAERLGAALASDDGQALQKGDRGPATDAGDETGEEERHSEADGETDADADGEPETRTEEAPYGTGRRGCSSDDSGSHECSSLGRRRSKAILRRKGERATGGVDRKALLFRQDPRVDKLWSPDRTDYIHSGYSKGHLAAVALHKDSLEELESTFSIGANIIPQEQSVNAGQWFKLEQLTRFLAQVYEDVYIVSGPLWIPHDLSTRTPLVTLVRSPTSASASGPSRSASAPASTKSGEGGESNAAAVQTGRDLWPRRVFFRDFQARDSPAFERKAQGSAPAAARDGDPRTESGWTSGDIGEGGDERGEKGRLRHAESDAHSSTDSRKPREDLKWRSTAFLGLSTRQRNTERPGEVSRRTHASRTFACMRPYDGAPEFFPVPIEALTGSAFPSSSPSHSEFSFSSPSPAFPSLPASLPSPDGVDTFAWSFPACRQALAEHHRDPPNPQTPSSSSSSSSSSSSSSSSSSSSSAAARRGEKATPLHMSYEVIGPRLVPVPTHLFKVVLAVGPRRTKHGMRQGSGDAVGVPAPASAEEERVRLDLPAVAMGAFVMPNEKVDTALDLRAFRVPLEFVEWISGLEFKGLVDFARERTRAARLPKEGASFGQARRPASPLSSNEHGAASVRAGRESGDPSMPDKVPEPGESGESFGETNSASAFPATEGRRRRREKKETSRFLRSIDLCRTMEFASTQRSRDSDEERTQTVSANAVQSPLHQEEDEHSARALGDNRKAYKKQQGQASVQRRQSLPTGVSLCEPQGLKLLRAASGLSSRRRSASAQRTRSGAAEDGEHGKREESKE, from the exons atgaCTActcctttcgtttctcctccttctgcttcgcagTCCTGGACCGCGAGACATGTTCCAGTTTTGCGCTTCAGACCTGTGTGTgcgttcgtcgtctcctcgcccctGTACGCCACTGTCCAGCCTTCGCGGAagctctcttcgtcgtcctcgctCGCGTTTCGTTCTCCCGTTTTCAAAGCGTTTCCTCCCGCTGCGCACCCTTCGCCTGCCAAGACGTCGCCGGGGCGAAGGTCGCTGGCGATATTCTCCCTCGGGGTGCTCTGCGGAGCTGCGGTGTCTTGGTTGGCCACAAGACAGCTCCCAGATGGCTGGGCGCCGACACAGAGCTTTCTTTTGGGCTCGCACGCCAAGACGCTTCCTGGCGACCAGgagggaggcgacgaagaaggcgtgACGTCCGAAAGGCCTTTGTCTGCTGCTCAGTTGGCACATGCAGCTGCgccgaacagagaagagaaggcgacggctgGAGATGCAGTCGTTCACTATCCGTCCGCCCTGTTGCCCTCAGCGGAGCGCCTCCTCTTGTCCACaggcttcgcgtctctggtCTCCACCGCTCACAGACAGCCGCTCTACGTTGCGGAGCGTCTCGGCGCCGCGCTCGCCTCCGACGACGGACAGGCGCttcagaaaggagacagagggccggcgacagacgcgggagacgagaccggcgaggaagagagacactcagaggcagatggagagacagacgcggaCGCAGATGGAGAGCCAGAGACGCGAACTGAGGAGGCTCCGTACGGCACCGGACGACGGGGCTGCTCCAGTGACGACTCAGGAAGCCACGAATGCAGCTCGCTAGGTCGCCGACGCTCGAAAGCGATCCTGCggcgaaagggagagagagcgacaggcggAGTCGACCGAAAGGCTCTGTTGTTTCGACAAGACCCCCGAGTCGACAAACTGTGGAGCCCCGACAGGACCGACTATATCCATTCGG GATACAGCAAGGGGCATCTGGCGGCTGTCGCTCTACACAAGGACAGCCTCGAGGAGCTTGAAAGCACCTTTTCTATCGGTGCAAACATCATTCCTCAAGAACAGTCTGTCAATGCTGGACAATG gttCAAGCTGGAGCAGCTCACAAGATTCCTGGCACAGGTCTACGAAGATGTCTACATCGTCTCGGGTCCTCTCTGGATCCCCCACGACCTCTCGACTCGCACACCCCTCGTCACACTCGTTCGCAGTCCaacttctgcgtctgcctctggACCAAGTCGCTCGGCCTCTGCGCCGGCGTCCACTAAGAGTGGAGAGGGCGGGGAGTCAAATGCCGCAGCGGTCCAGACTGGGCGAGATCTCTGGCCGAGAAGAGTCTTTTTTCGCGACTTTCAGGCAAGGGATTCTCCGGCGTTTGAGCGGAAGGCCCAGGGCAGTGCCCCGGCCGCAGCGCGAGACGGAGATCCGCGCACAGAAAGCGGCTGGACGTCGGGGGACATCggggagggaggagacgaaagaggcgaaaaaggcAGACTTCGGCACGCGGAGAGCGATGCGCACTCGAGTACGGACAGCAGGAAACCGAGGGAAGACTTGAAGTGGCGATCGACGGCGTTTTTGGGTCTGTCGACGAGGCagcgaaacacagaaaggcCGGGAGAAGTCTCCAGGAGGACTCATGCGTCGAGGACGTTTGCGTGCATGAG ACCCTACGACGGCGCTCCAGAGTTCTTCCCCGTCCCGATTGAGGCTCTCACAGGATCTgctttcccttcttcttctccttcgcattccgagttctccttttcttctccttcacctgCGTTTCCCTCCCTCCCGGCTTCTTTGCCGTCCCCCGACGGCGTCGATACGTTTGCCTGGAGCTTCCCTGCATGTCGCCAGGCTCTTGCGGAGCACCACCGCGACCCCCCAAACCCTcagacgccttcttcgtcgtcttcttcttcatcttcttcttcgtcttcttcgtcttcatcttcttcttcgtctgctgctgcccgccgtggagaaaaggcgactcCGCTGCACATGAGCTACGAAGTGATCGGTCCACGCTTGGTTCCGGTCCCCACACACCTCTTCAAAGTCGTTTTGGCTGTAGGACCGCGGAGGACGAAGCACGGAATGCGGCAGGGATCTGGAGACGCGGTCGGCGTCCCTGCGCCGGCTTCGgctgaggaggagagagtcaggCTCGACCTTCCCGCAGTCGCCATGGGCGCCTTCGTCATGCCAAACGAGAAAGTCGACACAGCGCTCGACTTGCGTGCGTTCCGTGTGCCGCTCGAGTTCGTCGAGTGGATCAGCGGCCTCGAGTTCAAG GGCCTCGTGGACTTCGCTCGCGAAAGGACTCGGGCGGCGCGCCTGCCCAAAGAAGGCGCCTCCTTTGGGCAGGCGCGCCGGCCGGCGTCTCCACTCAGCTCGAACGAGCATGGCGCTGCCAGCGTGCGAGCCGGCAGAGAAAGCGGGGATCCCAGCATGCCGGACAAGGTGCCTGAGCCCGGAGAGTCGGGTGAGAGTTTCGGGGAGACAAACAGTGCGTCCGCTTTTCCGGCGACCGAGGGGCGTCGGCGacgacgcgagaaaaaagaaacttCGCGCTTTCTGCGCTCGATTGATCTCTGTAGAACCATGGAATTTGCGTCGACGCAGAGGTCACGAGACAGTGACGAAGAAAGGACACAAACGGTTTCTGCAAATGCTGTTCAGTCCCCTCTGCatcaggaagaagacgagcacTCTGCGAGGGCGTTGGGGGACAACAGAAAGGCATACAAGAAGCAACAAGGACAAGCTTCCGTGCAAAGAAGGCAAAGTCTGCCGACGGGCGTCAGCCTCTGCGAACCACAGGGATTAAAGCTTCTTCGCGCAGCTTCGGGGTTGTCTTCGCGTCGCCGTTCGGCCAGTGCCCAGCGAACGCGCAGTGGAGCCGCGGAAGATGGCGAAcacggaaagagagaagaatcaaAAGAGTGA
- a CDS encoding protein tyrosine phosphatase type IVA A, putative (encoded by transcript TGME49_208718), translated as MNEASSCLSPEEPRSCDNREEGTTRELRSGSHMGKGKLGHSPTTSHSELTREGSSVDCGRRGGNEEKTEEKRSEKAGAERECERKTQRPRFDGDGSSLSPRSNASRGSACSTRSCESHEKVGRTLSGDSTGRDGVCSVSSARQPSLRRKSAAEEVGREVKVDGKALDSQIELVRTKNRGKSEVTRLGRGAGSACAVSVSPLGTARHVPSGRQPSERRQSAKPLTKLSSSSSSHNKTTMVPTVMNTPTRIEAGRQKFLIFDAPSQENLPAYIEEMRAYEVTDLVRTCERTYDDKTVLASGIRPHELIFPDGEAPPDDVIDEWLTLCNAVSQQRGAIAIHCVAGLGRAPVLVAIALIEKGMDPMDAIMFIRERRKGAINRRQLQFLKGYKRRSNYKKCCGGRCAIM; from the exons ATGAACGAAGCGTCGTCCTGCCTGTCTCCCGAGGAACCTCGTAGCTGCGATaaccgagaagaaggaacgacTCGCGAGCTTCGTTCCGGTTCGCATATGGGGAAAGGGAAGTTGGGCCACAGCCCGACGACCAGCCACTCGGAACTGACCAGAGAAGGGAGCAGTGTAGACTGCGGCCGCCgcggaggaaacgaagagaagacagaggagaagaggagcgagaaggctGGGGCCGAGCGCGAgtgcgagaggaagacgcagcgaCCTCGATTTGACGGCGacggttcttctctcagcCCGCGAAGCAACGCGTCCCGCGGCAGCGCGTGCAGCACACGGAGCTGCGAAAGCCACGAGAAGGTTGGCCGCACGTTGAGTGGAGACTCGACGGGCAGAGACGGcgtctgttctgtctcttctgctcgccAGCCTTCTCTCAGGAGAAAAAGCGCCGCTGAGGAAGTGGGACGCGAGGTGAAGGTCGACGGCAAGGCTTTAGACAGCCAGATTGAACTTGTGCGGACGAAGAACAGGGGCAAGAGCGAGGTGACCCGACTGGGTCGCGGGGCggggagtgcatgcgcggtgTCAGTGTCGCCTCTCGGGACTGCGCGTCACGTTCCTTCCGGGCGCCAACCGAGTGAAAGGCGCCAGAGCGCGAAGCCTCTGACGAAGCTCAGTTCGTCGTCCTCCAGCCACAACAAGACAACGATGGTGCCGACTGTGATGAACACGCCGACCCGCATCGAGGCGGGGCGTCAGAAGTTTCTGATTTTCGACGCGCCTAGCCAGGAGAATCTTCCCGCGTACATCGAGGAAATGCGCGCCTACGAGGTCACAGACTTGGTGCGAACCTGCGAGCGGACCTACGACGACAAGACCGTGCTGGCTTCCGGCATCCGCCCCCACGAACTGATCTTCCCCGATGGAGAGGCGCCTCCAGACGATGTCATCGACGAGTGGCTCACGCTCTGCAACGCCGTCTCGCAGCAGAGGGGCGCAATCGCGATTCACTGCGTCGCTGGTTTAGGTCGCGCCCCGGTCCTCGTCGCCATCGCCCTCATCGAAAAGGGCATGGACCCCATGGATGCCATCATGTTCattcgagaaagaagaaagg GCGCCATCAACCGACGCCAGCTGCAGTTCCTCAAGGGCTACAAACGTCGCAGCAACTACAAGAAATGTTGCGGAGGTAGATGCGCAATCATGTGA